The DNA segment GCTTATATAATATTGGTATTCAAATTGCTATTTGGTCTCGATGGGCACACTGAGAAATTAATATCGCGTGCAGCTAGAAAAACCAATCAGTGCCTGCAGAATCTATCTGAAAAAGGGCGTAGCGCAAATGCCAACCTCACACCACCGCCGCTACTATTTGTATGGGAGGACTGGGTAGAGTTCATCGAAATGCGTAAGGTTATAGTTTCGCATTATAACTCGAATTTCTGTCGACAGTTCAAACAATGTCAAAGCACTACACAACTGCTGGAGGAAATGGAAGAGGAGCAGCACACAAAATTGGAACAAGCAGCGCTTACCAACGAAGGCGCGGAAAGTGATTCCAAAGTCACCACCATGCATCGCATATTTCACCAATTTTTGGATGAACTCAATACCGCAAATCCAACAGAACGCGGTGGAACAATAGTATTTCCACCCAGTCTAACACCAGCTCATTCCTATTTCAAGCGCATTTTACTCTATTGTTCCAATGCTGGGGCGAACGCCGCCTTCAAGATACCAGAATTTATGCGTGTCGATCACATGCAACGCACTGTAGCGCCATATGTACACTCAAAGGACTTGAAGGAATATTTTAAGGCGCACAAATGGCAGTTGATGGTACGGCGTTTGGCGTGCACTAAAGAACGCAACTGCGTCGGCATATTTCGACCATCGAACGACAATAAGGATCGTGTTAAGCATGATATTGGCAATAAGAAGGCTGATTTCAATATAAGCGAAGACAAGTGGCTGGCATCCATTGAAGAAGAGGAACTCATTGAGGAGCTAGAATTCAAGACCGAATATGATAACTACGAGAAGAGCTACGTGAAAAAGCTGCAGACAGATGCACTAAAGCGACTGCAAGCTGTGCAAATAACAGCCGTCGGTATACCTGCCAACAATGTAGAAGCTGCCACAATCAATAATCAGGTACATATAAAGATTTATTATATAAAGAGTAgtctaataaaaatatgaattaattaatGCGTTTCAGGTGCCGCGTATTGTTGATGCTGATCATGAGGACTCTATACCCGATCCACCAGACGAAACGTTGGTGGCAAGCGATGACCTCGACGTATCTGCGCTGCATTCAATTAATGCCTTTAGTGAATGTGATATGGAACCGATTAAAAACTCAGATGAGCCATTAATTTTGCAACCACGCAGGGGTCTTAATCAAATACGTCTCTTCGATGGTCTCAGCGACGATGAAGCCGACACGGTAGATGAAAATGAAATCGATAGCAATAATGCTCCCAGTGCAGAAGAGCACACATGCACTTTTCTCACTACGAATATGGATTGTTGGACGCTGTTGGGCTATTCGCATAACCTCAATAGttgtcagaaaaaaattttgcaaaacaagTTTTCACGTTCATTTTTTTGGTTGCTCGAAACTTGCGCACAGTCCATTAACGTCGATTGGTGCATACTATATGAAGAGCTACTCACACTTGAGCTAATGTTTGCATATGGTATTGAAGATTTGGAATATTTCCAAGATTGCATACGATTTAAGTACAATAATCCAATCAAAGATTTTAATATGATGATCAATTCATATAGAGAGCTGTGGTGAAAAGGATTTTGGTTCTAATTACATACAAGGACCGACCTTTTCACTAACGAGTGTaagatctacatatgtatgtagtcgaCATGTGTTTGGAGTTTGTGCGCAAACTTTTTCTGACaatagtatattattattttttactttatagataagttagttattgatttttaatcgaaataaaaattttaaaaccaaaatatatgatcattagtttgtaaattatatcattttgagtgaagcaacttttgttattgtgataAAAAGAATTTCgtgtgtttgaaaaaatattgctttctgaaggaaaaatatagttgaaacaaaaacttggcttgatgacgaatTTCCGAatgaaaatcaaccatcaaggattaGTATGCTaggtttagacgtggtgaaatgagtaCCGAAGACGGAAATGGACGCCCAAAAGCGGTTGTTAccaacgaaaacatcaaaaaagccCAACAAATAATTTCGAATCATCATAAAGAGAAGTTGTTCGAAATAGCAGGCACtgtaaagatatcaactgaacgtgtacatcatatcattcacgaatatttgggtgtgagaaagctctgtgcaat comes from the Bactrocera neohumeralis isolate Rockhampton chromosome 2, APGP_CSIRO_Bneo_wtdbg2-racon-allhic-juicebox.fasta_v2, whole genome shotgun sequence genome and includes:
- the LOC126751587 gene encoding TATA box-binding protein-associated factor RNA polymerase I subunit B, with the protein product MQDGDELTNNTNLVCKVCGERQFTLREGFFYCQECGTKQEQVRAVEVEQDEDFLEGKRQKKIKLQTFKAEKPNLTSWECYNYILRGLVNDLLSFGAKEELKLMTLQLWAAYLRRNEVAFFSRKRVELPKLGVRYLQRDASALYNHALQRRALKRKRRRTDDSGTSVVSSDSVSTREFRKNRRKLDESSYSLHSSMNSTDVSQTSRSSGNTSSTGTTGRAIKLQFSARARKQLKKLMPAKHIEKHALDSEGNLKCHNVKPLARSMSRADHALLTMNTRQIFTILAIALNLIGDDIQLCDLVRFIDEEHVSTKNVLPYFPENIAPHCKKMLQEIEFYKFPTKYSDKALRDHIELLSKFINIKSYNQPDLIKLTERYATELNLPSDITAYVERLINLLPPQMRTRVDYVYPAYEARAMAYIILVFKLLFGLDGHTEKLISRAARKTNQCLQNLSEKGRSANANLTPPPLLFVWEDWVEFIEMRKVIVSHYNSNFCRQFKQCQSTTQLLEEMEEEQHTKLEQAALTNEGAESDSKVTTMHRIFHQFLDELNTANPTERGGTIVFPPSLTPAHSYFKRILLYCSNAGANAAFKIPEFMRVDHMQRTVAPYVHSKDLKEYFKAHKWQLMVRRLACTKERNCVGIFRPSNDNKDRVKHDIGNKKADFNISEDKWLASIEEEELIEELEFKTEYDNYEKSYVKKLQTDALKRLQAVQITAVGIPANNVEAATINNQVPRIVDADHEDSIPDPPDETLVASDDLDVSALHSINAFSECDMEPIKNSDEPLILQPRRGLNQIRLFDGLSDDEADTVDENEIDSNNAPSAEEHTCTFLTTNMDCWTLLGYSHNLNSCQKKILQNKFSRSFFWLLETCAQSINVDWCILYEELLTLELMFAYGIEDLEYFQDCIRFKYNNPIKDFNMMINSYRELW